CATCACCACTGGAAGAGGCGGCCAGGCTCTCCTATCCACCGAGAGAATGGGATCTCTATGCGGAAGCCCTGACGTATCAGGAGCATAGTAAATTTGGCAGGGAAAAAAGTCGAGAGGATTTTGTTCATATTGGTCAGTTGAGACAGAATAAAGGGCTTATCTCCTCGATGACGAGACACTTTAAGGTGTATCCGGAGGTTATTTATAGCCCTCTTCCTCAGATTGTGGACTTGCTGGGGGAGGGTGTGTCACTGGAAGAGGCTATTCTTCGTCGGAGAAGTGTTCGAGCTTTTTCGAAAAAAGAGATGCCTTTTGAGGTTTTTGCGAAGATGTTGGTGTTCTCCTATGGGATAACAGGGGAAATGTCGTACGATACAGGGGACGTGCAGTACCTGAGAGCCAGTCCTTCGGCGGGGGCGCTGTATCCTCTGGAAATCTATCCTGTCGTATTCCATGTGGAGGGGCTTCAACCGGGGCTGTATCATTACAATGTGCGGGATAATGCTGTAGGAATGCTCAAAGGTGGGGATTTTTCGGATTTTCTTGTGGATATATGTACAGAACAGGAGATGGTGCGGGAGGCGAGTGTCGTGTTTTTGATTACAGCGTATCCTCTTCGGACACTGAGGAAATACAGGGAGAGAGGGCTTCGTTTTCTCTATCTGGATGCAGGTCATATGGCTGAGCATATCTACCTTTTGGCGACGGCTTATGGGTTTGGAGCATGTGCAGTCGGAGGTGCTTATGATCATGAGGTGGAACGTTTTCTTGGGATTGATGGGCTTCAGGAGACGCTGGTCTATCTGATGGCAGTGGGGGGATAATGGAGGTTCTTCGTCTTTTTTTCTGGTCAGGGTGGGTTCGTCAGCTGTGGGTGAAAAGATATGCTCGTCGCTGGATTGTACCTCTCTGGTCGTGGAGACTCTTTGTGTGGCGATGGTGGTGTGAGAGGCGGAGAATTTTGTCTGTAAAGCGAAAAGGGATACCCATAGTAGGTGGATGGCTTTCGGTTGAAAGTGTTTACCAGAAGCAAGGGGAGAAACTCGCTATCGCCAATCCGTGCTGGGTGAGCTGGGATACCTCTCGAGGGAGATGGGATGGTGTAACGTGTTTTCAGGGCTACCTCCGTGAAAAACAGGCTAAAGGGATAGATTATGTGATTGGGGCAGCTCATAAGCGTTATACCTTGAGGTACTGGGAGCATTTTTTGCGTGGGAGTG
This sequence is a window from Thermospira aquatica. Protein-coding genes within it:
- a CDS encoding SagB/ThcOx family dehydrogenase; translation: MMILRKPSPLEEAARLSYPPREWDLYAEALTYQEHSKFGREKSREDFVHIGQLRQNKGLISSMTRHFKVYPEVIYSPLPQIVDLLGEGVSLEEAILRRRSVRAFSKKEMPFEVFAKMLVFSYGITGEMSYDTGDVQYLRASPSAGALYPLEIYPVVFHVEGLQPGLYHYNVRDNAVGMLKGGDFSDFLVDICTEQEMVREASVVFLITAYPLRTLRKYRERGLRFLYLDAGHMAEHIYLLATAYGFGACAVGGAYDHEVERFLGIDGLQETLVYLMAVGG